A region of Pontiella agarivorans DNA encodes the following proteins:
- a CDS encoding ferritin family protein, whose protein sequence is MNNEELNELIEESIALELNAAALYKIFSQAVPADADFWWQLHLEERSHATLIRAARDSFFKNGQFPRDLVAESIEELKASNQKLRENITHFISTPPTRESAALAALALEIEIGEQHYTRFMQKEAENSIETVFQKLNRDDVEHERRIRERFENIFSEA, encoded by the coding sequence ATGAATAACGAAGAGCTAAACGAACTGATTGAGGAAAGTATTGCACTCGAACTGAATGCCGCAGCGCTTTATAAAATTTTTTCTCAGGCCGTACCGGCTGATGCGGACTTCTGGTGGCAACTTCACCTCGAAGAGAGAAGCCATGCCACTCTCATTCGCGCGGCGCGTGACTCGTTCTTCAAAAACGGACAGTTTCCCAGGGACCTTGTAGCCGAATCCATTGAGGAACTAAAAGCATCCAACCAGAAACTGCGGGAAAACATCACCCATTTCATCTCAACCCCGCCTACCCGAGAAAGCGCGGCCTTGGCGGCTCTGGCTCTTGAAATAGAGATCGGCGAGCAGCATTATACCCGGTTTATGCAAAAAGAGGCTGAGAATTCCATTGAAACGGTTTTCCAAAAGCTGAATCGTGATGACGTCGAACACGAAAGACGTATCCGCGAGCGCTTCGAAAACATCTTCAGTGAAGCCTGA
- a CDS encoding SDR family oxidoreductase, giving the protein MVITQDELVCMDLPTPFDENLGTVLVAGATGYIGGRLVPELIARGYTVRVMVRAESPEHSERWPEAEVVVADALVEEELSAALKDVDVAYYLIHSMLVGPRRFQDADTHAAHNFRVAAEAQGVKRIIYLGGLGDTQKNLSSHLSSRSQVAGEFFKGSVPVTVLRAAVIIGSGSASYEMINHLVRKVPLFLVPAWAKTKCQPIGLRDVLKILIGVLELPQSAGRVYDIGGPDVLTYEQILKTHAEVLGKKRRFIPSPISSIGFYSYITSLLTPIPAAITWCLMESVTHDVVCEEHDMWDLIPFRRITCKEAFVLALSREEQDTVSTRWSDSYPPDYELAIKLSEINGSPTYTSSYSLVSSKSAQSLFRSITHIGGNNGWFHSTFLWRIRGGIDRLLRGVGTTRGRRSASGLRVNDVVDFWRVEKIHYSRQLLLRAEMKVPGYAWLEFRVDPISGDKNRLSVNAYYKTKGLWGRTYWYIFLPFHHFIFDDLIKQIEKRSAE; this is encoded by the coding sequence ATGGTGATAACACAGGACGAACTGGTGTGCATGGATTTGCCCACCCCTTTTGACGAAAATTTGGGGACAGTGCTGGTGGCGGGAGCGACCGGTTACATCGGCGGACGCCTCGTACCCGAGTTGATTGCGCGCGGCTACACGGTACGGGTGATGGTGCGAGCGGAATCGCCCGAGCACTCAGAACGCTGGCCGGAGGCCGAGGTGGTTGTCGCTGACGCGCTTGTTGAAGAGGAATTATCAGCGGCTCTTAAAGACGTTGATGTGGCCTACTACCTGATTCACTCCATGCTGGTGGGTCCCCGCAGGTTTCAGGATGCCGACACGCATGCAGCACACAATTTCCGTGTTGCCGCGGAAGCGCAGGGGGTCAAACGAATTATCTATCTCGGCGGTTTGGGCGACACTCAGAAAAACCTGTCCTCTCATCTGTCCAGTCGTTCACAGGTAGCCGGAGAGTTTTTTAAGGGGAGCGTGCCGGTAACCGTGCTGCGTGCCGCCGTCATCATTGGTTCAGGCAGCGCGTCGTATGAAATGATCAACCATCTCGTTCGCAAGGTTCCGCTTTTTCTGGTTCCGGCCTGGGCAAAAACCAAGTGCCAACCGATCGGGCTTCGCGATGTGCTGAAGATTCTTATCGGGGTTTTGGAGCTGCCGCAGTCGGCCGGCCGGGTGTATGATATCGGCGGACCGGATGTGTTGACCTATGAACAGATCCTGAAGACACATGCCGAGGTGCTCGGTAAAAAACGACGTTTTATTCCTTCGCCCATTTCCAGCATTGGATTCTATTCCTATATTACTTCGCTGCTCACGCCGATTCCGGCCGCCATCACCTGGTGTCTGATGGAAAGTGTGACGCACGATGTGGTGTGCGAGGAACATGATATGTGGGATCTGATTCCGTTCCGGCGCATCACCTGTAAAGAGGCCTTTGTGTTGGCGCTCTCTCGGGAGGAGCAGGATACGGTCTCCACCCGCTGGTCCGACAGCTATCCGCCGGACTATGAACTGGCCATTAAACTCAGCGAAATCAACGGATCGCCGACATACACCAGTTCCTATTCTCTTGTGTCCAGCAAAAGTGCACAGTCGCTCTTTCGCTCCATCACGCACATTGGCGGCAACAACGGCTGGTTTCATAGCACCTTCCTTTGGCGGATTCGCGGCGGGATCGATCGTCTGCTGCGCGGAGTGGGGACCACCCGCGGCCGACGCAGTGCATCGGGGCTCCGTGTGAATGACGTGGTCGATTTCTGGCGTGTCGAAAAAATCCATTACAGCCGCCAGCTTCTTCTCCGGGCGGAGATGAAGGTGCCCGGCTATGCCTGGCTCGAGTTCCGGGTTGATCCGATCTCCGGTGATAAAAACCGGCTGTCTGTGAATGCCTACTATAAAACCAAAGGTCTGTGGGGCCGCACTTACTGGTATATTTTTCTGCCGTTTCATCACTTTATTTTTGATGATCTGATCAAACAGATCGAAAAACGAAGTGCGGAATGA
- the lepB gene encoding signal peptidase I — MDIDPPKHYPKFVGILLALFVPGMTHVLTGRRTAGLVLFITVTLLPVAGTWIAVLPNPIFIYSGLLLLAAATPALSIYILITSWRRIDHMPGRKWAAVIGSILLLSMLNGILERYLPVHPHKISAGSMEPTLMGIHTHNNLEKMSFFDRLISGRYSENITAFDSGPVSNIEPLGDGLAFHVGKSAHWLPNYAATNGLKSSYKNGESIWKGTVILGDHILTDHYTYLFRQPERGDIVTFSTSGIDHPDVQPARIYVSRIVGLPGETISIRDGKIMVNGSPANTPAIFQTLEYTNAGQLDAPENTITLGTDEYFMLGDNTAPNTSFDSRFYGAVPRNNILGKVKTIYWPFNRIGVVN; from the coding sequence ATGGATATAGACCCACCCAAACACTACCCTAAATTCGTGGGCATTCTGCTCGCACTCTTTGTACCGGGCATGACCCATGTACTGACCGGCCGGCGAACCGCGGGCCTTGTTCTTTTTATAACCGTGACACTTCTTCCTGTCGCCGGAACATGGATAGCTGTCCTACCGAATCCGATCTTTATATACAGCGGCCTCCTCCTGCTGGCTGCAGCTACGCCCGCTCTTTCAATCTATATTCTGATCACGTCCTGGCGGCGTATTGACCATATGCCCGGCAGAAAGTGGGCCGCTGTCATCGGCAGCATACTGCTGCTGAGCATGCTCAACGGCATTCTGGAACGCTATCTCCCCGTTCATCCGCATAAAATATCAGCCGGCTCCATGGAACCGACGCTGATGGGGATCCACACCCACAACAATTTGGAAAAAATGAGCTTTTTTGACCGGCTTATCTCCGGTCGCTACAGCGAGAATATTACAGCGTTCGACTCCGGACCGGTTTCGAACATCGAGCCGCTGGGCGACGGACTGGCATTTCATGTGGGCAAGTCAGCCCACTGGCTGCCGAATTATGCGGCAACAAACGGGCTTAAATCCTCATACAAAAACGGCGAATCCATCTGGAAAGGTACGGTTATACTGGGCGATCACATTCTAACGGACCACTATACCTATCTGTTCCGTCAACCGGAGCGAGGCGACATTGTGACATTCAGCACCTCAGGCATCGATCACCCGGATGTTCAGCCGGCCCGTATATACGTTAGCCGCATCGTCGGTCTTCCCGGCGAAACCATCAGCATCCGCGATGGAAAAATCATGGTAAATGGAAGTCCGGCAAACACGCCCGCAATTTTCCAAACCCTGGAATACACGAACGCCGGCCAACTGGATGCCCCGGAAAATACCATCACGCTCGGGACCGATGAATACTTCATGTTGGGCGACAATACGGCACCCAATACGAGTTTTGACAGCCGGTTCTACGGAGCCGTTCCCCGAAACAACATACTCGGAAAAGTTAAAACCATCTACTGGCCGTTCAACCGCATCGGCGTGGTAAACTGA
- a CDS encoding zinc-dependent peptidase, with the protein MIFSTLLLLLLIAATTLYLRHRSKQAKLHDLLTTPPPDHWRSTLQKTLPMVMRLSDAHWQELAGKMQVFLATKRFEGCGGLEVTDEMKMVISAQACMLLLGREVKVYPRLKTVLLYPHTYTDGETARLGESWQTGVVVLSWNSVTGGARNFQDGHNVTFHEFAHQLDQESGAADGAPILGDNAYQTWARVFSMEFEDLVEKTDQGLRDVMDEYGATNPAEFFAVATETFFEKPRQMKHVHPELFDKLRNYYKVDPTEWI; encoded by the coding sequence ATGATTTTTTCTACTCTCCTCCTTCTACTGCTGATCGCCGCGACCACGCTCTATCTCCGCCACCGCTCAAAACAGGCGAAACTGCACGATCTACTCACCACCCCGCCACCGGACCACTGGCGCTCGACTCTGCAGAAAACGCTGCCCATGGTAATGCGGCTGAGCGATGCTCACTGGCAGGAGCTTGCCGGAAAAATGCAGGTTTTTCTGGCCACCAAACGGTTCGAAGGATGTGGAGGTCTGGAGGTTACCGACGAAATGAAAATGGTCATTTCCGCTCAAGCCTGCATGCTGTTACTGGGCCGGGAAGTCAAAGTTTATCCCAGACTCAAAACCGTCCTGCTCTATCCTCACACCTATACCGACGGCGAAACCGCGCGGCTCGGGGAATCGTGGCAAACCGGGGTGGTGGTACTTTCGTGGAACAGCGTGACGGGCGGTGCCCGGAATTTTCAGGATGGCCACAATGTTACCTTCCACGAATTTGCGCATCAGCTCGATCAGGAATCGGGAGCAGCCGACGGAGCGCCTATTTTAGGAGATAATGCCTACCAGACCTGGGCGCGCGTCTTCAGCATGGAATTTGAAGACCTCGTGGAGAAAACAGACCAGGGACTCAGAGATGTCATGGATGAATACGGGGCGACCAATCCGGCGGAATTTTTTGCGGTTGCCACAGAAACCTTCTTTGAAAAACCGCGCCAAATGAAACACGTACACCCGGAGCTTTTTGATAAGCTGCGCAACTATTACAAAGTGGACCCGACGGAATGGATATAG